The DNA window TCATGAAGCGGTCGCGCTGGGCCTCGGGCAGGCGGTAGGTGCCCTCCATGTCGAGCGGGTTCTGGGTGGCGACCACCATGAAGGGGTCGGGCAGGGGGCGGGTATCCCCCTCGATGCTCACGTGCCCCTCCCCCATGGCCTCCAGGAGCGCCGACTGGGTGCGGGCGGTGGCGCGGTTGATCTCGTCGGCGACGACGACGCCGGCGAAGATCGGCCCGGGGTGGAAGCGGAAGGTGCGGGTGGACTGGTCGTAGACGCTCACGCCGGTGACGTCGGCGGGCAGGAGATCGGCGGTGAACTGGATGCGGCTGGCGGTCAGCTCCAGGCAGCGGGCGAGCGCCAGGGCGAGGGTGGTCTTGCCCACGCCGGGGACGTCCTCGACCAGGAGGTGGCCGCCGGCGAGGAAGGTGGCCACGGTCGTCTCGACGGCCTCGCGCTTGCCGACGACGACGCTCTCAATGCTCTCGACGAGGGCACGCGCCAGCGGGGCCGGCGTCTGCGGCGCGTCATCCTGATACGGCGGCGCGCCGCGGTGCGGCGGTGCGGCCCGGCGCGCCGACCCGGTGCGGCGTGGCACGGTGGCGGCCCGCGGGGCCGAAGCGGCCGAGACGGCGGAGGTCGCGGAGGCGGAGGCACCGGGGGCCGAGGAGGCCGAGGCGCCGACGAAGCCGTGGGACCGGGCCGGCGCATAGGGCCCGGGGGGGATCCGGGTCGCGGGGGCGGCCGAGGCCGCGGTGG is part of the Actinomyces sp. oral taxon 414 genome and encodes:
- a CDS encoding AAA family ATPase gives rise to the protein MSMPTTPYGGGAPGRGAVPDGAHRATAASAAPATRIPPGPYAPARSHGFVGASASSAPGASASATSAVSAASAPRAATVPRRTGSARRAAPPHRGAPPYQDDAPQTPAPLARALVESIESVVVGKREAVETTVATFLAGGHLLVEDVPGVGKTTLALALARCLELTASRIQFTADLLPADVTGVSVYDQSTRTFRFHPGPIFAGVVVADEINRATARTQSALLEAMGEGHVSIEGDTRPLPDPFMVVATQNPLDMEGTYRLPEAQRDRFMTRLTMGYPEPEEEAAMLLARGGADPLDALRPVATQDEALRARRTVAGLHVDPAVARYAVELVAATRRDPALLLGASPRAGLQLLAHARARAAMDGRGFVSPDDVARAAPAVLTHRLIPAERHVSPARTHEAAAQALARVVSATAVPGRR